The Polynucleobacter necessarius genome has a window encoding:
- the rpsU gene encoding 30S ribosomal protein S21, translating to MTTVRLRENEPFEAALRRFKRTIEKNGLLTDLRAREFYEKPTAERKRKKAAAAKRHYKRIRSQMLPKKLY from the coding sequence ATGACTACAGTCCGCCTCCGTGAGAACGAACCTTTTGAAGCGGCATTGCGCCGTTTCAAGCGCACCATTGAAAAAAATGGTCTTTTGACAGACTTGCGTGCCCGCGAGTTCTACGAGAAGCCAACGGCTGAACGTAAGCGTAAGAAGGCCGCTGCTGCTAAACGCCATTACAAGCGTATTCGCAGCCAGATGTTGCCTAAAAAGCTTTACTAA
- a CDS encoding GatB/YqeY domain-containing protein codes for MSLKDQITEDMKNAMRAKEVARLGTIRLLLAAIKQREVDDRIVMDDASVIATVEKMIKQRKDSISQFEKANRDDLVAIEVAEMVILQDYLPAQLSDAEVGAAVAAAVASTGAAGPQDMGKVIGVLKGQLAGKADMGKVSGLVKAALAK; via the coding sequence ATGAGTCTGAAAGATCAAATCACCGAAGATATGAAAAACGCGATGCGTGCAAAAGAAGTAGCGCGCCTTGGAACTATTCGTCTTTTATTGGCGGCCATCAAGCAGCGTGAAGTAGATGATCGTATTGTGATGGATGATGCGAGTGTGATCGCTACCGTTGAGAAGATGATTAAGCAGCGTAAGGACTCCATCTCCCAATTTGAAAAAGCCAATCGTGATGATTTGGTCGCAATTGAAGTGGCTGAGATGGTCATTCTGCAAGACTACTTGCCTGCACAATTATCTGATGCTGAAGTAGGGGCTGCAGTGGCTGCAGCAGTTGCATCAACTGGAGCGGCTGGCCCACAAGACATGGGCAAAGTAATTGGCGTTCTGAAAGGTCAGTTGGCTGGTAAAGCTGATATGGGCAAAGTTTCTGGTTTAGTTAAAGCTGCGCTCGCTAAGTAA
- the folE2 gene encoding GTP cyclohydrolase FolE2: protein MNDINTAFLKPQTMPDIQSSHDERALPIERVGIRGLRHPLSIRTQTGVMPAVGNFEMDVALPAHVKGTHMSRFIALLQKHNEPIDSASVVGMVREMLPLLNATEGRIQFTYTHFVKKAAPVSGVESLMDYEVTWTAKAKQNAAGAIDVELNLRALVPVMSLCPCSKEISEYGAHNQRSHVTMSVELDPRTKMTVEDLVAAAESQASSELWGLLKRPDEKWVTERAYDNPKFVEDLVRDVAGQLKDDDRILSLVVEAENFESIHNHSAYAKISLAK, encoded by the coding sequence ATGAACGACATCAACACCGCCTTTCTCAAACCGCAAACCATGCCGGACATTCAGTCCTCGCATGATGAGCGTGCTTTACCAATTGAGCGGGTGGGTATTCGGGGATTGCGTCATCCATTAAGTATTCGCACTCAGACAGGTGTGATGCCAGCTGTTGGTAATTTTGAAATGGATGTAGCTTTGCCTGCGCATGTGAAGGGTACTCACATGTCCCGCTTCATTGCGCTTTTGCAAAAACACAATGAACCAATTGATAGTGCATCTGTAGTTGGAATGGTCCGTGAGATGTTGCCGCTACTCAATGCAACAGAAGGTCGCATTCAATTTACCTACACACACTTCGTAAAAAAGGCTGCACCCGTATCTGGTGTTGAAAGCTTGATGGATTACGAAGTGACGTGGACTGCGAAAGCAAAACAAAATGCGGCTGGTGCAATCGACGTTGAGTTAAACCTCCGCGCCTTAGTTCCAGTGATGAGTTTGTGCCCTTGCTCTAAAGAGATTTCTGAATATGGCGCACACAATCAGCGCTCACACGTAACCATGTCTGTAGAGCTTGATCCGCGGACCAAGATGACGGTAGAAGATTTGGTTGCAGCCGCTGAGAGCCAAGCCTCAAGCGAGTTGTGGGGCTTGCTCAAGCGCCCTGACGAGAAGTGGGTTACTGAGCGCGCTTATGACAATCCAAAGTTTGTAGAAGACTTGGTGCGTGATGTTGCTGGCCAACTAAAGGACGATGATCGTATTTTATCTTTAGTGGTTGAGGCTGAGAATTTTGAGTCGATTCACAATCACAGTGCCTACGCCAAAATTAGTCTAGCTAAGTAA
- the dxs gene encoding 1-deoxy-D-xylulose-5-phosphate synthase, which yields MTLNSIHSPTDLKKLPREQLPALADELRQFVLDSVSKTGGHLSSNLGTVELSIALHYVFDAPADRVVWDVGHQSYPHKILTGRRERMNTLRQFDGLSGFPRRAESEYDAFGTGHSSTSISAAMGMARAFQTKGEKQVAVAVIGDSAMTGGMAFEAMNNAGVYDDLPLVVILNDNDMSISPAVGALNRHLARLLSGNIYSATKKGIDSVLSIAPPLREFAKRLEDHAKGMVSPSTIFQEFGFNYFGPIDGHDLDALIPMLQNVRRLALEGRGPQFLHVVTRKGQGYELAEADPVLYHGPSKFNPEEGVKKSTGATQKTFTQVFGEWLCDMAHADPLLIGITPAMREGSGLVEFEQNFPKRYYDVGIAEQHAVTFAAGMACEGMKPVVAIYSTFLQRAYDQLIHDVAIQDLPVLFALDRAGLVGADGATHAGAYDIPFLRCIPNMLVLTPADEAECRDLLTTAFHQPHPSAVRYPRGAGVGTIPSKELRTVPLGKGELRRKSNAPAGQRIAILAFGTLLYPALEVAEKIDASVANMRFVKPLDLDLLKSLAQDHDYFVTIEDGVIQGGAGSACLEALSAMGINKPLLQLGLPDEFVEHGDYKLLMSKCGLDSEGIAKAISSRFPVKTTANPVAAGK from the coding sequence ATGACTTTAAATTCTATTCACTCCCCTACAGATTTAAAAAAACTTCCCCGTGAGCAGCTTCCTGCACTCGCAGATGAGTTGCGTCAGTTTGTTTTGGATTCTGTTTCTAAAACAGGGGGACACCTTTCCTCTAATTTAGGAACGGTCGAGCTATCAATCGCGCTGCACTATGTGTTTGATGCGCCGGCCGATCGTGTGGTGTGGGATGTGGGTCATCAAAGTTATCCACACAAAATCTTAACTGGTCGTCGCGAGCGCATGAATACCTTGCGTCAGTTCGATGGCTTGTCTGGTTTTCCTCGTCGCGCTGAAAGTGAATACGATGCTTTTGGTACCGGCCACTCTTCTACGAGTATTTCTGCGGCGATGGGTATGGCGCGTGCCTTCCAGACCAAAGGCGAGAAACAAGTTGCCGTTGCAGTGATTGGTGATAGCGCGATGACAGGTGGTATGGCATTTGAAGCCATGAACAATGCTGGTGTGTATGACGACTTGCCATTAGTAGTCATTCTGAATGACAACGATATGTCGATCTCGCCAGCAGTGGGCGCGCTCAATCGACACCTCGCTAGATTGCTGAGTGGCAATATTTACTCTGCAACCAAAAAAGGTATTGATAGCGTTTTATCGATTGCTCCCCCTTTACGTGAGTTTGCAAAACGCTTAGAAGATCATGCCAAGGGCATGGTCTCACCCTCTACGATTTTTCAAGAATTTGGCTTTAACTACTTCGGGCCCATTGATGGCCACGATTTAGATGCGCTCATTCCGATGTTGCAAAACGTACGCCGCTTGGCACTTGAAGGCCGTGGCCCACAGTTCCTGCATGTCGTGACGCGTAAGGGTCAGGGCTATGAGTTAGCTGAAGCGGACCCAGTTCTGTATCACGGACCAAGTAAGTTCAATCCGGAAGAGGGTGTGAAGAAGTCCACCGGTGCAACTCAAAAAACCTTTACCCAAGTATTTGGCGAGTGGCTCTGCGATATGGCGCATGCCGATCCACTATTGATTGGCATCACACCAGCAATGCGTGAAGGCTCCGGTCTCGTTGAATTCGAGCAGAATTTCCCGAAGCGTTACTACGACGTCGGCATTGCCGAACAACATGCAGTGACTTTTGCTGCGGGTATGGCATGCGAAGGTATGAAGCCAGTCGTCGCAATCTATTCAACCTTCTTGCAACGTGCTTACGATCAACTGATTCATGATGTAGCCATTCAGGATTTGCCGGTGCTGTTTGCATTGGACCGCGCTGGTTTAGTTGGCGCAGATGGCGCAACACATGCGGGTGCATATGACATTCCATTCTTACGCTGCATTCCGAATATGTTGGTATTGACGCCAGCAGACGAAGCGGAGTGCCGTGATTTATTGACCACGGCTTTTCATCAGCCCCACCCAAGCGCAGTGCGTTACCCACGTGGTGCCGGTGTGGGAACGATTCCTTCGAAAGAATTGCGTACAGTGCCATTAGGCAAAGGTGAGTTACGCCGCAAGTCCAATGCACCTGCAGGCCAGCGCATAGCAATTTTGGCTTTCGGAACTTTGCTCTACCCAGCGCTTGAAGTGGCTGAGAAAATTGATGCCTCCGTTGCCAATATGCGTTTTGTAAAGCCATTAGATCTGGATCTTCTCAAATCCTTGGCGCAAGACCATGATTATTTTGTAACGATTGAAGATGGCGTGATTCAGGGTGGTGCTGGTAGTGCGTGCTTAGAAGCGCTTTCCGCCATGGGTATCAATAAGCCTCTATTGCAACTAGGTCTTCCAGATGAATTCGTGGAGCATGGCGATTACAAATTGCTGATGAGTAAATGTGGCCTGGACTCCGAAGGGATTGCAAAGGCGATTTCCTCGCGTTTTCCTGTTAAAACCACTGCAAATCCTGTCGCCGCGGGCAAATAA
- a CDS encoding sulfurtransferase, producing MTPLITANQLEEIINSGENVLLCDCRFDLVDPEAGRKSYLEGHIPGALYVDLDHDLSGEKTGKNGRHPLPSPEAWAQTKSRLGIDSNTLVVAYDNQGSVYASRLWWMLRATGHANVKVLDGGLDAWNGPIGTMPREAKPTTTPVPAMPYVGLVTVEEVVHNLRAKNNVVVDARANDRFHGQNETLDPVGGHIPNAINYCFRKNLSKKSFKAPEQLYKDFVGLLGSTKASEVIHQCGSGVTACHNLLAMEIADLKGSRLYAGSWSEWCADPSRPVAL from the coding sequence ATGACGCCTCTCATCACTGCAAACCAGTTAGAAGAAATCATTAACAGTGGCGAGAATGTATTGCTCTGTGATTGCCGCTTTGATTTAGTTGATCCAGAAGCTGGTCGCAAGTCTTATTTAGAGGGGCATATTCCTGGCGCTCTTTATGTCGACCTAGACCACGATTTGTCTGGCGAAAAGACGGGCAAGAATGGCCGTCACCCGCTACCTAGTCCTGAGGCTTGGGCACAAACTAAATCACGCTTGGGTATTGATTCAAATACCTTGGTAGTTGCTTACGACAATCAAGGTTCCGTATATGCCAGTCGCTTATGGTGGATGCTCAGAGCTACTGGCCATGCAAATGTGAAAGTGTTAGATGGTGGCCTAGATGCCTGGAATGGCCCGATTGGCACGATGCCACGTGAAGCAAAGCCCACAACAACACCGGTACCCGCAATGCCTTATGTTGGCCTAGTAACGGTAGAGGAAGTTGTTCACAATCTCCGAGCCAAAAATAATGTAGTTGTGGACGCTCGTGCAAATGATCGCTTCCATGGTCAAAATGAAACCTTAGACCCTGTTGGCGGGCACATCCCCAATGCGATTAATTATTGCTTCAGAAAAAATCTCTCCAAAAAAAGTTTCAAGGCTCCAGAACAACTTTACAAAGACTTTGTAGGTCTTCTGGGATCAACCAAAGCCTCTGAAGTCATTCATCAATGTGGCTCTGGAGTTACAGCCTGTCATAACCTATTGGCAATGGAGATCGCCGACCTCAAAGGCTCACGTCTGTATGCAGGCAGCTGGAGCGAGTGGTGCGCCGACCCAAGCAGGCCAGTAGCGCTTTAA
- a CDS encoding dienelactone hydrolase family protein, whose translation MTAKKDLDSKVVATDRRGFMKASAITVTTMGIGFVAASEPVMAQAIETDFKDIKAGEQMIPVGSFQMPAYVSRPEKAKGNLPIVIVASEIFGVHEYIADVTRRFAKLGYMAIAPEFFIRAGDPNTYGTTAEIMSNIVAKTPDSQVLNDLQAAIQWAGKNGGDVKKVGVTGFCWGGRITWLSATLPQVKAGVAWYGRLVGEKTEGNPRHPVDIAADLKAPVLGLYGGADAGISLETVEQMRQALAAAAPKNRAAKASRFEVYPEAPHGFHADYRVLYREGSAKDGWEKCISWFKQNGVA comes from the coding sequence ATGACTGCTAAAAAAGATCTGGATTCAAAAGTAGTTGCTACCGACAGAAGAGGTTTCATGAAAGCCTCTGCCATTACAGTAACCACGATGGGAATTGGTTTTGTAGCCGCTTCAGAGCCTGTAATGGCGCAAGCAATCGAAACCGATTTCAAGGACATTAAAGCGGGTGAGCAAATGATTCCAGTCGGCAGCTTTCAGATGCCAGCTTATGTTTCTCGTCCAGAAAAAGCCAAAGGTAATTTGCCGATTGTGATCGTCGCTAGCGAAATCTTTGGCGTACACGAATACATTGCTGACGTTACTAGACGCTTTGCTAAATTGGGTTACATGGCTATTGCCCCAGAATTTTTTATCCGTGCAGGCGATCCTAATACCTATGGAACTACTGCCGAGATCATGAGCAATATTGTTGCCAAGACTCCGGATTCTCAAGTCTTAAATGATTTGCAGGCAGCCATTCAATGGGCTGGCAAAAACGGTGGTGATGTGAAAAAAGTTGGCGTCACAGGATTTTGCTGGGGTGGCCGTATTACTTGGCTCTCAGCTACGCTACCTCAGGTCAAGGCTGGTGTAGCTTGGTATGGCCGTTTAGTTGGTGAAAAAACTGAAGGCAATCCTCGTCACCCAGTGGATATTGCAGCTGACCTAAAGGCTCCAGTGCTTGGCTTGTATGGTGGGGCAGATGCTGGCATTTCTTTAGAAACGGTTGAGCAGATGCGTCAAGCACTAGCGGCGGCAGCCCCCAAAAATCGAGCTGCTAAAGCTTCTCGTTTTGAGGTGTATCCAGAAGCACCCCATGGCTTCCACGCAGACTATCGCGTTTTATATCGCGAAGGCTCAGCTAAAGATGGCTGGGAAAAGTGTATTTCCTGGTTTAAACAAAACGGGGTTGCTTAA
- a CDS encoding ZIP family metal transporter has product MSALQSILLVTALAGVASVLVAASFSLSFLSKMVHSMVSVSVGILLATALLHSLPEAFTMPGVDAQLLFATLLAGLLGFFLLEKIALLRHSHHHEGDGHGHHHGHDAEVAGRSGWMILVGDGLHNFVDGVLIAAAFMADYQVGIFTAIAIIAHEIPQEIGDFIVLLNAGFTRTRALMYNLICGLSAVVGGVLAHFFLERVNAAMPYLLVIAASSFIYIAVSDLIPQMHRRPHWAESLRQTILIACGVGFVILLSLLH; this is encoded by the coding sequence ATGTCAGCACTACAAAGCATTTTGTTGGTAACAGCGCTAGCAGGAGTTGCTAGCGTTCTTGTTGCAGCAAGCTTTTCTTTGTCTTTCCTGTCAAAGATGGTTCACAGCATGGTCAGTGTGTCGGTAGGTATTTTGCTGGCTACTGCCTTGCTACATTCATTGCCTGAGGCATTTACGATGCCGGGTGTAGATGCTCAGTTGTTATTTGCTACCTTGCTTGCAGGTCTCTTGGGCTTTTTCTTGCTTGAGAAAATCGCTTTACTACGTCATAGCCATCACCACGAAGGGGATGGTCATGGCCATCACCACGGACATGATGCGGAAGTTGCGGGCCGCAGTGGTTGGATGATTTTGGTAGGCGATGGACTGCATAATTTTGTTGATGGTGTTTTGATTGCGGCTGCATTTATGGCTGATTACCAAGTCGGTATCTTTACTGCGATTGCGATTATTGCTCATGAGATCCCGCAGGAAATTGGCGATTTCATCGTATTACTCAATGCAGGATTCACTCGCACTCGTGCATTGATGTACAACCTGATTTGTGGTTTATCTGCAGTGGTGGGCGGGGTATTGGCGCATTTCTTTTTAGAGAGAGTGAATGCGGCAATGCCTTACTTGCTTGTGATTGCTGCAAGTAGTTTTATCTACATTGCAGTGAGTGATCTCATTCCACAAATGCATCGCCGCCCACATTGGGCCGAGTCTTTACGTCAAACGATTTTGATTGCTTGCGGCGTTGGGTTTGTAATCTTGCTCTCGCTACTGCATTAA
- the dnaG gene encoding DNA primase encodes MALIPQSFIADLLNRVDIVDVVGQHVKLKKAGANFQGLCPFHSEKSPSFSVSPTKQFYHCFGCGAHGSAISFLMEYSGLGYVDAIEDLARSAGLDVPREEHTANDIARQQQTMALSEVMSAAADWYRQQLKTAPRAVEYLKGRGLTGEIAKRYALGYAPDGWQGLEAVFGTYANDEVAKTLLEGGLLIQNEQAVNQTTRRYDRFRDRIMFPIRNPKGQTIGFGGRILDQGEPKYLNSPETPLFSKGNTLYGLFEARQAIRSQEYVLVCEGYMDVVALAQLGFPNAVATLGTACTANHVRMLLRQTDKVVFSFDGDSAGQRAAQRALEACLPLMSDDKEIRFLFLPTEHDPDSYVRAYGSPAFEKVIKEAMSISSFFFKIVSQNHELTTPEGRAQTHHAAKPLLLSMPPIALRTQILRELAIRTNSTPAELESFCGLAVAPAPVQQGSYSSTNQRAPNFNQGNSGNRTQGAPWHASKGSAKRVATQNIAPPQAPTDLAEQMLRVLIQFPHLGKALDVNKRALALQASELRSTKALELMKDLLAQCDQVELIPGENGKPPAVGAGAFALFQEQLSRSELAPLYEVLRKRVMGSDLDLEGAVADLEGAFKKLELTHLKTEMTEIAQKIAASTATEQDRARYRELGERLKFS; translated from the coding sequence ATGGCTCTCATTCCCCAATCCTTCATCGCCGATTTGTTAAATCGGGTTGACATCGTGGATGTGGTTGGGCAGCACGTAAAGTTAAAAAAAGCGGGCGCGAACTTTCAAGGTTTGTGCCCTTTCCATTCTGAGAAATCCCCTTCTTTTTCTGTATCGCCTACCAAGCAGTTCTATCACTGCTTTGGCTGTGGAGCACATGGCTCTGCGATTAGTTTTCTCATGGAGTACTCCGGTCTTGGCTATGTAGATGCTATAGAAGACTTGGCGCGCTCTGCGGGATTGGATGTGCCGCGTGAAGAGCATACTGCGAATGATATTGCACGCCAACAGCAGACTATGGCTTTGAGTGAAGTCATGAGTGCAGCAGCTGATTGGTATCGCCAACAACTCAAAACAGCGCCTCGTGCAGTGGAATACCTTAAGGGGCGCGGCCTGACTGGCGAGATAGCTAAACGCTATGCCTTAGGTTATGCGCCGGATGGATGGCAGGGTCTTGAAGCGGTTTTTGGTACTTATGCAAACGATGAAGTGGCCAAGACTTTGCTTGAAGGTGGTCTGCTTATTCAGAACGAGCAGGCTGTGAATCAAACAACTCGGCGCTATGATCGTTTTCGTGATCGCATCATGTTCCCGATTCGTAATCCCAAAGGCCAGACTATCGGCTTTGGTGGGCGCATCTTAGATCAAGGTGAGCCAAAGTATTTAAATTCTCCTGAGACACCACTGTTCTCTAAAGGTAATACGCTGTACGGATTATTCGAAGCAAGACAAGCCATTCGTTCGCAAGAATATGTTCTCGTATGCGAGGGCTACATGGATGTAGTGGCACTCGCACAATTAGGTTTCCCTAATGCGGTGGCCACTTTGGGTACAGCTTGCACTGCAAATCACGTACGGATGTTGTTACGCCAAACAGATAAAGTGGTGTTTTCATTTGATGGCGACTCCGCTGGTCAGCGTGCTGCACAGCGTGCATTAGAAGCATGTCTGCCATTAATGTCTGATGACAAAGAGATTCGCTTCTTATTCTTGCCGACTGAGCATGATCCCGATAGTTATGTTCGTGCTTATGGATCACCTGCCTTTGAGAAGGTCATTAAAGAAGCTATGTCAATCTCAAGCTTCTTTTTTAAGATCGTTAGCCAAAATCATGAGCTGACAACTCCAGAAGGTAGAGCGCAAACTCATCACGCTGCAAAACCGTTATTGCTATCCATGCCACCAATTGCGCTGCGTACGCAAATTTTGCGCGAGTTGGCTATTCGAACAAATTCGACACCTGCCGAGCTGGAGTCCTTCTGTGGATTAGCGGTGGCACCTGCACCAGTGCAGCAAGGCTCTTACTCCAGTACCAATCAGCGTGCACCCAATTTCAACCAAGGCAATTCTGGTAATAGAACTCAAGGTGCTCCATGGCATGCATCCAAGGGTTCCGCTAAGCGAGTCGCAACACAAAATATTGCGCCACCACAAGCACCAACTGATTTAGCTGAGCAGATGTTACGGGTCTTGATTCAGTTTCCACATTTGGGCAAAGCGCTAGATGTCAATAAGAGGGCTCTTGCTTTGCAAGCCTCTGAATTACGTTCTACAAAAGCACTTGAGCTGATGAAAGATTTATTAGCTCAATGTGATCAGGTCGAGTTGATTCCTGGTGAGAATGGCAAGCCACCTGCAGTAGGTGCTGGCGCATTCGCTTTATTTCAAGAACAGCTATCTCGCAGTGAGCTTGCCCCACTCTATGAAGTATTGAGAAAACGGGTCATGGGTTCGGATTTGGATCTCGAAGGGGCGGTTGCAGATCTCGAAGGGGCGTTCAAAAAGCTTGAGCTCACCCATCTCAAAACGGAAATGACAGAAATCGCCCAAAAGATCGCTGCAAGCACTGCTACAGAGCAAGATCGGGCTCGATATCGCGAGCTGGGCGAAAGATTGAAATTCTCCTAA
- a CDS encoding polyprenyl synthetase family protein yields MNNTLSFEDWVRAHGQRTELALDNLLDAANTNPARLHQAMRYAAQGGGKRIRPLLVYAAGALNDDTNQSALDAAVVAIECIHAYSLVHDDLPCMDDDDLRRGRPTVHKAYDEATAMLVGDALQTRAFEVLANAQCDADIRLAMISALASASGSRGMAGGQAIDLDSVGKKLDLAGLKQMHAMKTGALLSCSVQMGGIAAKLHSTQMQHLQNYAQALGLAFQIVDDVLDATADSQTLGKTAGKDAANDKPTYVTLMGLDYAKKAAKDLQETAIASLESFGPKAQALKDLALLVVNRGK; encoded by the coding sequence ATGAACAATACGCTTTCATTCGAGGATTGGGTTCGTGCTCACGGGCAACGAACTGAATTGGCTTTAGACAATTTGCTTGATGCTGCTAATACCAACCCTGCGCGCTTGCATCAAGCCATGCGTTATGCCGCTCAAGGTGGTGGCAAACGTATTCGTCCTTTATTAGTTTATGCCGCTGGTGCTTTGAATGACGACACAAATCAAAGTGCATTGGATGCTGCTGTTGTGGCAATCGAATGTATCCACGCCTATTCCTTGGTGCATGATGATTTGCCTTGTATGGACGACGATGATTTGCGTCGTGGTCGACCTACAGTACATAAGGCCTATGATGAGGCGACTGCTATGTTGGTTGGCGATGCATTGCAGACTCGCGCATTTGAAGTGTTGGCAAACGCACAGTGCGACGCCGACATTCGCTTAGCGATGATTAGTGCATTAGCTAGTGCATCTGGTTCGCGCGGTATGGCGGGCGGGCAAGCAATCGACTTGGACAGTGTGGGAAAGAAACTGGATCTCGCAGGCTTAAAGCAAATGCATGCGATGAAAACAGGAGCCCTGCTTTCTTGTTCGGTACAGATGGGTGGTATTGCTGCCAAACTCCATTCCACCCAAATGCAGCATCTACAAAATTACGCCCAAGCCTTAGGTTTGGCTTTTCAAATTGTGGATGATGTGCTCGATGCCACTGCAGATAGTCAAACCCTGGGTAAAACTGCTGGGAAAGACGCTGCCAATGACAAGCCAACCTATGTGACCTTGATGGGTTTAGACTATGCTAAGAAAGCAGCAAAAGATTTGCAAGAAACAGCAATTGCTAGCTTAGAGAGTTTTGGCCCTAAAGCCCAAGCCCTAAAAGATTTGGCTCTGTTAGTGGTTAATAGAGGCAAATAA
- the tsaD gene encoding tRNA (adenosine(37)-N6)-threonylcarbamoyltransferase complex transferase subunit TsaD has protein sequence MIVLGIETSCDETGVALYDTSPWENRAPAHQGILGQALHSQIAMHRDYGGVVPELASRDHIRRVLPLLDDALHEAGLKLKNIDAVAYTQGPGLAGALLVGSAFAKSLAQGLNLPSIGVHHLEGHLLSPLLGVSVLEFPFIALLVSGGHTQLMLVSGVGKYQLLGETLDDAAGEAFDKTAKLLGLDYPGGAAISKLAEKGQSGRFDLPKPMLHSGDLDFSFSGLKTAVLNQVKKFKSLGITNPEEIATFHADLARSFVDSLVAVLVSKSEKALKQTGCKHLVLAGGVGANLQLRAALNASAKKNRFEVHYPPVDLCTDNGVMIAFAGALRMLAENNGSTTSGAFDIKPRWDLASNNLG, from the coding sequence ATGATTGTTTTAGGCATAGAAACTTCTTGTGATGAAACCGGGGTGGCCCTCTACGACACCTCCCCCTGGGAAAACCGCGCCCCAGCTCATCAGGGCATCCTAGGGCAGGCTTTGCACTCCCAAATAGCCATGCACCGGGATTACGGGGGCGTTGTCCCAGAATTGGCCTCCAGAGACCATATAAGACGGGTTTTACCCCTTTTGGACGATGCTTTACATGAAGCCGGGCTCAAATTAAAAAATATTGATGCGGTAGCCTATACCCAAGGCCCAGGATTAGCTGGCGCCCTTCTCGTGGGTAGCGCTTTTGCCAAATCCTTGGCTCAAGGCCTGAATTTGCCCTCCATTGGGGTGCACCACCTCGAAGGACACCTACTTTCACCGCTTTTAGGGGTTTCTGTACTGGAATTTCCCTTTATTGCCCTCTTAGTCTCCGGTGGGCATACCCAGCTGATGCTAGTGAGCGGGGTTGGTAAATACCAACTTTTAGGTGAAACCTTAGACGATGCTGCCGGCGAAGCCTTTGATAAAACCGCCAAATTATTGGGTTTGGACTACCCCGGCGGTGCCGCTATCTCCAAATTGGCAGAAAAAGGACAATCTGGACGATTTGATTTGCCCAAACCAATGCTGCATTCAGGGGATTTAGATTTTTCTTTCTCCGGACTGAAAACAGCAGTTTTGAACCAGGTGAAAAAATTTAAGTCACTAGGCATTACCAATCCAGAAGAGATTGCAACATTTCATGCAGATCTTGCACGTAGCTTTGTCGATTCTTTGGTGGCGGTCTTAGTAAGCAAATCAGAGAAAGCGCTGAAGCAAACAGGTTGTAAACACTTGGTACTAGCTGGTGGCGTGGGTGCCAATTTGCAGTTGCGCGCAGCTCTCAATGCCAGCGCCAAGAAGAATCGATTTGAAGTGCACTACCCACCAGTGGATCTCTGTACCGATAACGGCGTCATGATTGCATTTGCTGGAGCGCTGCGCATGTTGGCAGAAAATAATGGTTCAACAACTTCGGGTGCTTTTGATATCAAACCCCGTTGGGATTTGGCGAGCAATAATCTGGGTTGA
- the xseB gene encoding exodeoxyribonuclease VII small subunit, protein MPAKKSEGQKPGLEVQIDPNLRYEQAVKELEKLISDMESGKFSLEETLLAYQRGAALLKHYQAMLAQVEQQVRVFEV, encoded by the coding sequence ATGCCAGCAAAGAAATCTGAGGGTCAGAAACCCGGTCTTGAGGTTCAAATCGACCCTAACTTGCGTTATGAGCAGGCTGTAAAGGAGCTGGAAAAGCTGATTTCTGACATGGAGTCTGGCAAATTCTCCCTGGAAGAGACGCTTTTGGCATACCAGCGTGGTGCGGCGCTCCTGAAACACTACCAGGCCATGCTGGCTCAAGTTGAGCAGCAAGTTCGAGTATTTGAAGTCTAA